TGGACCCGTTTCGAGCCGGATCAAACTGTCCGTCCGAAAAAATGATGCCTTTGATGGTTTTTGGAAAGCCCGGATGCTTCAGCCGGTTCATGATAACCGCGCCGACTGCGATCTGGCCTTCCAGACTCTCTCCCCTGGCTTCCGAAGAAATAACCCTGGCCATCCAGTACAAATCTTCCTCCGAATAGGGAAGCTTTGGCTGGCTGGCATTCTGTTTCAAAGGTTGTCCGCTTCGGGAAGCCAACACTCCCGCAGAATGCATTTCCTGTTCTTTATGGTCTCCCTCAGACGGGGAGGTTTCTTGCTGCACAGATTCCGTTTCTGCACTGGCTGCTACTACATTGGCAGTAGCTGTCTCTTTCCACGGGAGAGACATAATGACGCCGCCGGCGATCAAGGCGATCGCCACTGTCGCGACGAGCGTCATTGCAGCAGTGTGTTTCCTCATTGAATTCCCCTTTCATGCATCTTCCAGCAAACCTGCGCCGGAACATGTGATTTTCTTCGCTTCCCCCCCCCAGAAAGCGAAAAAATCATAATCTTCCGCGTGATGCAGTGTCTGAGGCGGGCGGATACCCCAAGACACTTTTTACAAGATATCCTAAAAAAAACCCCTTGTCAAATTGACAGGGGAAA
This portion of the Effusibacillus lacus genome encodes:
- a CDS encoding cell wall hydrolase, translated to MRKHTAAMTLVATVAIALIAGGVIMSLPWKETATANVVAASAETESVQQETSPSEGDHKEQEMHSAGVLASRSGQPLKQNASQPKLPYSEEDLYWMARVISSEARGESLEGQIAVGAVIMNRLKHPGFPKTIKGIIFSDGQFDPARNGSIYNEPVPSAVEAAKRALQGENPVPGALYFYNPTIATDQWIRKLRVIKRIDNHVFAAK